The following is a genomic window from Collimonas fungivorans Ter331.
GTGGCTAGAATCATGCTTTAATCTCCAAAATGTTACGGAAACGCGTAACGTCATCATCCAGCTTGGCTTCCGCGTCTTCGCCGACCAACAACACCGTGCGCATCTTTTTCTTTAATGCACCATCCTTAATCCACTTTCTGCTCTTCACTTCCCGACCGCTGATCAACTCGGAAAACTTCGTTAATGACAATTTTTTCTCGCCGGCACGCTCGCACCAGCGTTGATAGACGGCATGCAATTCATCGGTCACACAGGAGCAATACGGCGCATCCACTTCAGAGTCGCGCCAGCGCTGGTAAAACACTTCCCAACTTGGTAAGCCGAAGGTGATCACGGCATCCTTTGAATCGGTGCGTAATGGCTTACTGTGCTCGTTGAAATCATCCACGGGATAGCTGAGAAGGAACTCGTAAAATGCCGCTGATGCCCCATCCTTGATAGCCTGCTTGAAGCGAGAGTAGAACGTGGTGGGCATGTGATTCAGCGCCTCAACTACCAAGAAACGCCGGTCTTCCGCATCCAGCGGCAGCGGCTGTCGCTCATTGGACAGAAAGACAGAATTGAGGTGGTTGTCCTCGACACGCTCAGGCAATCCCTTTGGATTGATCCGCATATCCTTGCCGGTGATCATGTGCTTGATAGTGCCGATGTAATTGTGACGTTCGGCACGTCCTAAGACCTCTTCAAACAGCACAAATGTCTTGCGCGAACGCCAGTCGGTGAATGTCGATTCTAATTGATGCTGGCCGGCCGTTGTGCCATATTCGCCATAAATTGGTCGCATGATCCCATCAAAAAACAACGATTTACCTGTACCTTGTTTTTCCCCGAACATCAGCACCGCGGTGGACATTTTGGCGCCAGGATTTTGCAGCGGATAAGCCAACCACTTCAATAGCCACTCAAACACTTCAGCACCATTGCGCTCAGACGAACACAACGATTCCAGCAATTCCAGCACCAGGGCAGCCAATACATCATTCTTCTGCGGCACCAAAGGGTAGCCATTAAACATATTGATGTGCGTTTCTGGATCCACCTGGAGACTTGGGTCGAATACCAAGTTTTCCGCATCTACCATCGTCCGGTGCGGACTTTCCAGCCAGCGCCCGGCCAGGTCAGGATATGCCGCACGCAGCGCGGCCAAACCAACTACCCTCCGCGCCGCGCGATCCCATACAGTTTCCGTGCCATACAACAGCACATATCGATCATGCAAATCCTTGAGCGGGTCTCCCCCACCCCCTGACCTGCTGCTGATCGCCCGGCCACCCTTCAGCAAAGGCAAATCCTTGGCATCAATCGTCTTACGATCAGGATGGGCTAACCAGGCCTTGGCCAATGTCGCGCCGGAAAAGGCAGCGAACGCCGACTTCTTCAGTAATTGCTTGTTCAGACTATCCCAGACATCGGTTTTCCCGTACACCAACGCGAAATGCTGGAGCAGCGACTCAAGCGAACCTTGCTTGACCTCTGGCGCCGTCGAATCGCCAGCCACGACGGTAGGAGCGTGAGGAACCACATTTGCCGGCGCGTACAGCAGGGCGCTTACAGCTGCTAATCCTTCCGCACAATGAAGATCATTGAAGTCGGTCAACATCGGCAGAGTTTCGTCGGTCTTGGTGGCTCGTCGTGGTGTAGTAAAAACGGGAAGCACTACAGATGCATTACCTATATCTGTGGCAGCGGCCTGCGCCTTCTCGACGCCTTTTCCGCCAGTGAGATAGTCGTCGTCAGCGCAAAACAGGATGGGACTGGAAGGATAGCGGGCACGCAGTATGCGCGCCGTCGAAAGCAACCCTGATGTATCGAAAGCAATAAAGACCGGCACCGAAAATTGATATGCAGCCCGCACCGACAAACCA
Proteins encoded in this region:
- a CDS encoding DUF5906 domain-containing protein produces the protein MGMALKAEYGDDARDAWLKWSSASDGYNNGAALSSWKSFKNGGKIGIGSLFSEAQAAGFSFGQDDLNVPPEILAAQKKARDERAAKAESDRLARAAAASNRAKSQWRMAAVDGVSPYLERKQVVGESCRYLADGAIVVPMMRYDAEPPTMVGKQQINADGSKKYSGGMDKTGAACRLGQPPTDGDAISICEGYATGLSVRAAYQFSVPVFIAFDTSGLLSTARILRARYPSSPILFCADDDYLTGGKGVEKAQAAATDIGNASVVLPVFTTPRRATKTDETLPMLTDFNDLHCAEGLAAVSALLYAPANVVPHAPTVVAGDSTAPEVKQGSLESLLQHFALVYGKTDVWDSLNKQLLKKSAFAAFSGATLAKAWLAHPDRKTIDAKDLPLLKGGRAISSRSGGGGDPLKDLHDRYVLLYGTETVWDRAARRVVGLAALRAAYPDLAGRWLESPHRTMVDAENLVFDPSLQVDPETHINMFNGYPLVPQKNDVLAALVLELLESLCSSERNGAEVFEWLLKWLAYPLQNPGAKMSTAVLMFGEKQGTGKSLFFDGIMRPIYGEYGTTAGQHQLESTFTDWRSRKTFVLFEEVLGRAERHNYIGTIKHMITGKDMRINPKGLPERVEDNHLNSVFLSNERQPLPLDAEDRRFLVVEALNHMPTTFYSRFKQAIKDGASAAFYEFLLSYPVDDFNEHSKPLRTDSKDAVITFGLPSWEVFYQRWRDSEVDAPYCSCVTDELHAVYQRWCERAGEKKLSLTKFSELISGREVKSRKWIKDGALKKKMRTVLLVGEDAEAKLDDDVTRFRNILEIKA